The genome window atctttttttaaattccaaaAAAGTTCATAAGCTTTTTTTGAGTGAAGCACATTTGGTATACAGAAATATAattcttttatttataaaagGGGGCTGTATATGGCATTTGACACACAGAACCAGAATTATTTAGTCATTTACTCTGGTGGCAAGTTTTTGTTTGTAGAGAAAAAGAGACCCTTCTAGTGAATGtgttgttttcagtttattCATCACCCATGCATTGTTGTGTACCACAGCCACTGGGGGCACAAAATAAGGCCTGATAGTGCCTTTAAGGCAGGGTGACCCACAGCACCTGTTCAGAGAGGACACTTTTTAAACCGACTTGCAAAAACACATTGTTGGCCAAtcaaatgaatgaaatgtgcAGATGTTATACCCAGTGGTTGTAGTCTGAGAGAAACCACCATTATACGGTACAGGTCTTTCTTATGTTCTCTGTTTGACCGGCTGTGTTTCTAACACCCAGATAGTGAAGGAGTACGAACGAGCTGTCATTTTTAGACTCGGCCGGATCACAGACAGAAAACCTAAAGGGCCAGGTATGTCACTGAATGTGTTACTTACATGTGTATACAATGTCTGTGGCTGAAAAAGTCTGCTTAGAAAGTTGTTACTGTGATCAAATTAGGCTTCATCTGCAATCTTTAGAAGTTTAGCAGGGTCCAAATTTCTTTCCAGGACTTTTCTTTGTTCTGCCCTGCACTGATACCTTTGTGAAAGTCGATCTGAGAACTGTGTCCTTTGACATCCCTCCACAAGaggtacgcttttttttttttttttttacatcaaaaaTAGCAAATCATTGTATCTCTCCTGAAAACTACCATCGTCCTGGGTAATCAGAACAGTGGCAGCATCCTTTTATTGCATCTTTTTGACCTTGCAGATCCTAACCAGAGACTCAGTGACAGTGTCTGTGGATGGTGTGGTGTACTTCCGCATACACTGCCCCATCTCATCTGTGGCCAATGTGTCTAATGCACACTCATCTACACGGCTGCTGGCTCAAACGACCCTGAGGAATGTACTCGGTACCAAAAACCTTGCAGAACTGCTATCTGACAGAGAGGGCATATCACTCAGTATGCAGGTGAGGATGAACTCTGTGCTAATGGGGTGTATGAGGAGCTGGGGAGCAGAAGAGGATGGCAGCAGGATTTTAAATATAGTAACTATTACTGATGACTCTTATAGTTAGAAATCTACCTGACTTTGTGGTGACAACAAGAGAAGACAAAGGTCAGAGTGAGTTTTCTGTAGGCTGACTCTTTTGTAGCTGTATAGTttgattgtttgtgttttgaccAACTGTAGTTTCACAGTTCTAAAAACCTGAACTCTGATGTAATCTGTTACTTTAAAAGCTGCATTAGTTGTTTCTTTGCCCTATGGGAGACAGAAGTAACACAGGAACAAGCTGACATTGACACCATTTCCTTAataagttaacattagctaaaaTTTGCctttttacacatccagcagacaaagcgcattatcatcatcatcatgtgtcTAACCAACTCATAAATGTTAGTCATTCACTCTCTTTTTATCTCTATTTTGGTCGATATCAACATAAAATATCTGTAATTGGTCCTTTTTCCATCAGCCATGTTTAACTCTGTTTGATGTTTGGTATCGTTTGTTTATCAGAGCTTATTTCCCAGCCAACGTTTGTGGGCCCATGTGGGAAGGAAATAGGCTGAAAATagggccctatatgggattgtcaGTGGGTTCCATAATGGCCCAATGCCAGTTATCCACATTGGTGGGTTTACCCGTGAGCCCCACATTAGATGCCCATTTTGGGTTCAAACCCACTTGGTACCGAGGTAGCTTTAGCATAACTTGTGTGGGGCCCAGTGGTTAACCCGCCCATGTGGGCATGTggcatggggccattatggaaccCGTGGCCGATCCCATTTAGGGCCcattttttcagcccatttactatCCACGTGGGCCCACAGATGTTGGCTGGATTGcacaaaacagctgtctgctAAAATGCTAATGATGAGAGCCCTGAGCTTGGACCACACAACAAATGTATCACAAACCCAAACTTTTAATAAAGGCTAAAGCTAAGCTCCTTATGGCTGAAGAGTTGGGTGAATAGTTCCAGTCATTTGACTGTTTACTGAAACATAACTGATTGGTGGAGCTAACCATGGATTTATGCGACAGGAGTATTTGTTGTTGAATTTTCCCCTGCAGGAAGCTCTGGATGACGCCACCGATCCGTGGGGCATTAAGGTGGAGCGCGTGGAGATCAAAGATGTGAAGTTGCCTCAGCAGCTGCAGAGAGCCatggcagcagaggcagaagcCAGCCGGGAGGCCAGAGCGAAGGTTAAGAGGGCGATgggaaatttaatttaatttcttctTGATTCACTCTAAGCTCTACTCTAAGAAAAAGAAAGGATGCTGAGAGGGAACATTTGTAGGAATAATGAtaatctgtctgtgtttcagatAATTTctgcagagggagagatgaacGCTTCCAGGGCTCTGAAAGAAGCCTCTCTGATCATTGCTGAGTCACCCTCTGCTCTCCAGCTGCGATACCTGCAGACCCTCAACACCATCGCAGGAGAGAAGAACTCTACCATCATCTTCCCTCTGCCCATAGATCTACTGCAGAATTTTATGAGGAAGTAGTGATATTCTTGTCATATAGTTACTGTTACAAGCTTATGAGGTATCTTTTTCAGATGCTGTATGGTCTAACAGGCTTAGTGTGTTAACTGCCGAACTGCACTCTGCATTATTACTTCTTATAGAAAGTTGTCCTATCTAAGAATGGCAAAATATAAAATagaattaataattattatatattatgatATATTCACACCAAAACTCACTTTTGCACACTTATTTTCTTATTGTGATTTAATACTTAAATACAAAGTGCAACATATACAGTATAGACATTAGTGTCTCATCACTAACCACAATATTTTAACCAGCTAAGCTACAGTTGCGGTTCTGGAGgaggacaaataaataaatcagtcaaTGAAATGCACaagaaaagtaaaacaaagaacAATACACAACAACCGTATAAAGACATGCTTTCATATAAACTCATCCAGAGTGTGAATTTCTGAAATACTGAATACAATCTTTACAACAGAAGTCCTGTAAACAATCAACAGAAGTATCGACATCCACATGAAACACCATCCCTCTCTGACattggatgtaaactgtaaacaaaACCTCTTTAATTCTAGTGTCGGACAAACATTCAGTAAATGAGTACAAGGTCATGTCCACAGGACACAGAGGCAATCAGTGCAATTGGAGTACCTGATGGAGAGAAATATCATTTCCACCCTTTCAGAACATAGTAAAGCCCATCAAATTAAACATAAGCAACCTCACCTGCAACAGAATCCTTGTTCAAGCAGATTTCCACATTTTATGTATGGGGGAGCTGATTATTATATCATACTATAATAGTAAAGCAATACTTCTTCAATGTATTTGTATATATTTGCTGACTGCACTATGctctttaaaatatttatacatattCTGTACATCCAAATCATTTTATACAAAGGATATCTTGCAAATCAGACAGTTGAGCTGAATGGTTATGTAAACATGAGCAAAagcttaaataaaagtacaataaatacagaaaaaagttATGGCAGTTGCTTCCCTTCGATGACTCGTAATCCTCCTCAAGACCTGAGATTATTCTCTACAATGAGAAATGAGGTAACAGCTTGCAGattttcattgttttcctaCTTGTTTAGGTAAATCAACCgattttgtatttttccatCTCAGCAGGAATTTTGCCAAACATCAACCTGGAGGTACAAATAGAGAATGAATGTTTAGAAGCCAAAACAATTTCCCATCATATTTACTCAGCAGGTTTTCTGTGGTGAGtttcaaaacacagaaaacaatcaGCAATATAGAAAGGAATCATTCGAGTCAGCTGCAAGAGTGTTGATAAGGTACActtacagaaagaaaaagaaccAATGAGACACAATGAACATGTTGCATTTACATGTGTTCAAGTCAGAATATTTTGACTGCAATGACTGCACCATTTATGGCTGATTCTGCAGCACTTAACTCCAGACATATGACACCTACAGTACTTGATAAAAACAGCTGTGTTTAATGACTTCCTCTTTGGTGGCTTCTACAGATCCTGCGTTTTTGTGGGAACTCATTATATTTCCTTAACCCGACTGAAGGTGAGGGGCACCATCTCACAAAAAAGTGAGATTCGTCTGCAATGCACGATGATTTATTTCTTGgtttcatttgaaaaaaaaaaaaaaaaaaaaatcctggtcTGTTTCATTAGGAAAAGAGGTAACTTTCGTTGCCCCTTCACCCCTCTGCTCCATATCGTCACACTGTAGGTAATCCTAAAACAAAAGTCATTACTGGAAGACAGAACatgctttaaagagagcaataCATGTACAGTTTTTACACAATTAGAATTGATACTACAGTTATAGTGTGTTGGCAGTTCAATGGATTTATGAGTTGTTATGTTGTTGTAGTCATACGTTTCAGGTCAATACTGGTATCTAGTTGTTCAAGGAAAATGTAGAATGGATGATTGAGGTTAGATGTGTAGTCATTCATACACTACTGATGTATGATAGTTCAGCATGAATAGGATAACATATCCCAAAGAAGAATCCGCACTTTGAGAGTAACGCACTGTAGGTAGTTTTGTGATTTTTACTCAAACTATTGCCTGTGCCTTGATAAACGTTGCTGGTGGGAGAGAATGGACGGCAAAGGCGCTTCTTGTGTTCATTTTATACACTTTTGATGTTTGCTGTGTCTCTTACATCCATCGTCCTGAGCGCTGGATGAGAAGATGGCGATGCAGATGGGAGGCGAAAACATGGAAATGAGGCACCTTTACTCTGATCCTGCTCTCTGAAGTCTACAATGACCAGGTCTTTCATCCACTGCAGTATCACAGCACGTCCGTTGTGTGGGCCATTCAGATGGAATAGAGAAAGAGGAGGCCAGAGAATTCCCTTTTGATCATTAATACAATTCTATAGGTCAGAGATTAAAATTCCTCGGGGCTGACTTTGGAAATGCACCACATGGCTAAACAGCATCTTCCCCAAAAAGTATGTCTACATAGTGTAAAATCCTAGTAACattcaacaataaaaacaaatcggGGCTTCCGATGCCAGATAAAAGAAAGCGTTTGATGCAAGACCTTCCATTGAGAGTGTCATTGATGATAGGAGTGTGGGCGGGCTGGAGAGCCTGGTCCAGCAGAGTGTCGATGGATGGGGGATGAGGTGGGGGACATGCGAGGGCTCAGCTCGCCCGTCTGGAGACGCCACAGCAGCTCCTCGTTAGTGCGACTCAGACGCTTCTTCTCGTTACTCTCCTTCTCCACGTTCACTTGCAGGTTGGCATTATCCTCAGAGAGTTGCCtgggaaagaaagagacaggaaaTCAAAACATAAATACCATGTCCTAGTGCTGCATTCCTTTCAGAGGCAGAAGTCAGGAATTTCCAGCTGCAAGGTGACAGTTTTAGTCTGTTATAGTGATTAGCTACATCCAGCTTTGATAAAACAGTACTTGCCCACTGCTATATTTTCCTGAAAATGTTCCCTCAGTGCGCACAGACGGTATAACCCTTGTCAattatctcagggtcttgttcacgagtgagggtaaaatggagcgtgagatggactggcggtttggtgcggcttctgcaatgatgcgggcgctgtgccGGACCGTCATGGCgaggagggagctgagccagaatgCAAaactttcgatttactggtccatctacgtcccaaccctcactaatggtcatgagctctgggtaatgacccAAAGAACaagatacaagcggctgaaagtttcctccgtgggctggctgggctcagccttagagatggggtgaggagctcagacatctggagggaggtTGGaatagagctgctgctccttcatgtcgaaaggggtcagttgaagcAGATAtggtatctgatcaggatcaGATACCAGGATCCTACCCACTGGTAGGAAGCTCCGGAGCAGACCCAGAaaatgctggagggattacatatctcatctggcctgggagcaccttggggtcccccaggaggtgCTTGAaagctggggagagggacatctggggtgctttgcttagcctgctgcctCCATGACCCCATGggtgtgtccttttaaaaaatgcaagaggcgttgctttgttgccggccgttttctccggtgtgttaaacgactacgtccattatttatacagtctatgtgttaaacacactttagaaaggagtgtccccagactacaTTATCATTGGtgttatctatttatttatatattttcttaTGGCGTAGACAATTGCCATTCACATGCTAACAAATTGCAGATATATggaagaaaaacatcaacatgtaTGAGGTAAATAATTCCTGAGTGggtgtgtttttatcagttttttaaattactaatcTTTTATAGcacttttaatatttatttaagtaTATATTGATTTTTAGGACTTATTTGTGCACTTATTACTGACATACAAGTTGATAATACTGTCTTCTATATATCTAGTAATTTTCTATAGACATATTGACtcataataatataattttaatttcaacaaTATTTTAAGGGGTGACTGTCGATTTAACCGTGTTCAGTATTAATAAACCATCTTGTGGAGGAGCTGTGTAAACTCAGGAAATATTTTGTAAGAACCCAGACTCCTCTGCCCCTCCTCAGCTGTTGGAAATGtagtgttttttaaatctatgaATCAGGCATGGTTTTAATTTATATTCATGCCTCCTGTGCCCGCGCCCCATGTAACCgtactacactacactacactagaCTACACTACACTATATCCAGAAAATCACAAGGCTGTAaactccttttctttttaaatattttttagtattttcttaCAATCATTTTTAATGGTTTGAACTAGGTTTAAAATGTGCGCTCGTATGCATTTAACTTGTCCCACCTGGACACAGCAAGGTTCTTGTCTATTCTTTCCTTCAGGTCCTCgttctgctgctgtaacacCTGCAGTCTCTCCTCCAGGTACACATTCTTTTCAGCCTGCTCAAAAACACAGGAGAAAGGGTGCACCACATTAAATTCTTTAAATGATGACAATATATTATcagtaaaacaggaaatatgATGATAGTCATAGGGGGTAACAAAGGAGACATTTCTTCTATAAAATATTGTGCtgcataatttatttttttgtcatttgatgCTGTCATTATCTTACCTTAGATGTTAAGTGTTATTGCAATTTGAAAGTAAGTTAAAGAAAAGCAGAAATTTGAAACCTACTATTTTCTCCAGTTCTGAGATCTTCTGCTCTTGTTGATGAATTTGTTGATTCTTCATCTCCAGAACTTCTTTCAGACTCTTCAGGTCCTCATCAATGTGTTTATATGGTGCCAAAGCATCCTGGCAAAAGCGGATAAAATTAGTCTAAACCACTATCAGTCTTTAAAACTAAAGCAACAATGCTTCCTTTAAGTTGTATACAGCTACTGTCACCAAGGCAGGCGACATATTGTCTTGTGCTATATAATGCATAAGTTACCACAATCTGCTCATCTGTACTCTTGCGCAGAGCTTCTTCAAAGCGCTTGGCTCGATCTCTGAGGCTACGGTTCTGAAACGTCAGTGTGTCCACCTGATCCTGGTGACCACATAGATATTAACTTATTAACTACTGTCATTAACGACAAAATGGATCGCATTACTCATctgtaaaaatatatgtatatttatataaaacTGTTAACCTGCAGAGACAGTCTGATCTTTTCAAACTCCTCTTGCAGAGACTTCGTCTGCTGTTCGTGGGCCATCTTCAGATCTGGCACAAGAAATAATATATCAATATCTCATTGGCAGAGTAGGTCAGTGCAGGAGAGCAACAGGTTTTAAATGTGGTTACTTACTCTTCACAGTCCTGGCATGCTCCTCCTGCAGAGTGGCCAATGTGTCATTGTGAGCTGTCTCTACCTCCATCAAGGAAGCCTCATGGTTCTCAGTCATCTCCTCAATCTGGGAACAATGAAAAcgatattatttttttgtaataaagGTGAACCGACTCTTTCAGtgacatcacatcatcatcttATATCAGATGTAGTGGATCTGCTTATAACCAGTCTtcatcaatacacacacacctgctcttGCTGTTTGACCTGTAGCTCCTCCAGCTCGGCTCGTTGCTGGGCCTGCAGGCTCTCAGCCTCGGCTATGTGCTGTGCCTTCAGCTGCTCCTCCAGCACTCCcagctccctctgctgctgagcCTGCAATCCCTGCAGCTCAGCCTCAAAGCGAcgctccagctcctccttctcctgctgcAGTTGCTCCCAGTGTTCAACACTGAAAGCTGGGATGCAACGTAGAGCTTTAGTTTGTTTCACTAGACCAGTAGGCCTATCATATGTCATATGTCAGTGTCATATGCTAACTAGCAACTCTGTTTTAAGAAGGTACTCCTAAAATAATTAACAATCAATTATTTCTATTGTGTTGTAATGTCAGGGAGTTAATATTTCTTCAGCTTAATAACACAAGTGACATATTCATAGTTTTTTTGGGCATATTTTTGCCtattcatttaaaatatcttaTAAATTAAAAATCCTAAAGCAGTCAGTTTTGATTGATGACAATTTACACTGCAACATTTTACAGCGTCTGTCTGCTATATGGTGTTCGATCGGACTAAATCCAGACATCCATCAGCAGACCGTCCCTTGTGGCAGCATGCTGTATAATACATGATATGCAGTAGGCAGTGAGTGACTCACTGCTTTCTCTCCACCCTATGGTGCCATATCTGTCACGCTGTATCCCACTTACCCACTTCATCCCTGATTCTAGCGAGCTCCAGGGACAGTTCCCTCTCCTTCACAATGGCACTCTCAGTCTGAAATGCAAACACATACAGCAGTGAACACCTCTGAACTGTACAAACGGATGTAAGACACCTACAGTATCACTGTGGACCTCTGAGTGGAATAAATGTGACAGTTTTGGCATTAATTTAAGCTAATGAGGAGTACAACTGACACAGGACTGACTGATTAGATTGAAATGATTACTGCAATATTAAGAACATTTTTCTGAGATTGATATACACTCATggcagtttgtggtgctgtttaaTTATATTCTATCATACTGAGAGGTGTTTCTCATATTTTGTCCACCCCGTTTATATCAAAACCCAGGGACTTTTAGGCAACACCACTGTACACTTCTTAGACAATATGCTCCACTTTAAAGAAACCAAAGAAACACGAAGAAGAAAGAGGGTTGGCTTAGCCAGTACATGTGCATGGAGgattacaaaccaaaaagaACATCCCTAATACATATGTTTAATTTATTCACAGTTTCATTTGCCAAAAACATTGTTGCATCACACCTGGTTTGGTGATTATACCTTGTATTCCCAACTGTTAACAGCTTAGTTAGAACACCAGTCATGCAGTATATTTAGCAATAACCCCAAACCATCTGTATTTTTAACAAACTAAACACTAGCCCTCTCTATTTATAACACAACTGCTCTTCCATTCTgacaacaattaaatcgtaggcaactggactttgattttgtctagaagacgtttcgcctcttatccaagcggcttcatcagttctcaatgcatcagtctgactagtcctcactagtctgacaaacagtggagtaagactcaggtttttaacctgtgtggaggtgtacacccaccaccctcataagacaatacttcgttagtggagtttcactggaccattgtttgggtcaggtgagtcacactagTGAACGACGGTCGTTAGGAGTGAGTGGGGCCACTGGTGAGCAACAGTCGTTAGGCATGATGTGTGGTTACCAGTGAACGACTGtcgttgtgt of Epinephelus lanceolatus isolate andai-2023 chromosome 4, ASM4190304v1, whole genome shotgun sequence contains these proteins:
- the stoml3a gene encoding stomatin (EPB72)-like 3a; this encodes MISTTASTADMVTQGKLQINDAEHVEDKNSGRLGCFGWLLVLVSLLFIIPTFPVSFLLCIKIVKEYERAVIFRLGRITDRKPKGPGLFFVLPCTDTFVKVDLRTVSFDIPPQEILTRDSVTVSVDGVVYFRIHCPISSVANVSNAHSSTRLLAQTTLRNVLGTKNLAELLSDREGISLSMQEALDDATDPWGIKVERVEIKDVKLPQQLQRAMAAEAEASREARAKIISAEGEMNASRALKEASLIIAESPSALQLRYLQTLNTIAGEKNSTIIFPLPIDLLQNFMRK